Below is a genomic region from Sinobacterium norvegicum.
TGAAGAAAGCGACTGAGTTGGATATCCAGGCTGCCCTCTAGCTGGTGGTGCTGGTCATAGCTCTCGCCAGCGTGGATAAGCAGAGGGGGTGATGTTTCGCCCTCATTAAACACCATTAGCCAAGATTGGTGATACATCACGCGGTAATTGCTGTTTTTATCCAGTGCCAAGGCATGCTTGTTGAGCATCCGCTGTTCTTCATCCAGATAAATAAGAGGTTGACGGACGGCGTCCAGGGCTTCGCTGTCTGATGACTCGCCAGTCTGGGTTGAGGTATCACCAGGCTCTGTTTGAGCGGTGTTTGTATCCTCCTCGCTGTCAGTCATCGTGTTGATATCGTTAAGAGAGAGGCTGTTCTCTGCGGCGATAAAATTAATCACATCTCCCCAGCGTTCTTCTTCGGCAGCATTGGGGTTGAGGTTTTCAAAAAGAATAACCTCGACTTGATACCAGCGGGGTTCACTGGTTTCTTCGTTGTCTTCTGTGCGTTGGCTTTGGCTGTTCGCATTAGCGGCCAACATGAGGCTGGCGATAAGTAATAATCGGTAGTACAAAATTTACATCCTAATGATATCGGTATCGGCTTCACTTTATCAGGCCGATGCGAAGGATGCATCAGCCTTTTTGTCAGCCTGCTAATGCATCGAGTAATTTGTTGACGGCTTCAAACCTTTGGCTGTTTTGCTCCATTTTTCCGTTGAACCGGAGTGTGTTGGCGCCCTCGAGCTGATAGCTGGCGGGTTTGCTCTGCACCAGTTGTACAATGTTGATAGGTTCAATAGTCGTATTGCTGCCGAAGATGATTCGTCCTTTCTCTGTGCCGGCCTCTAGCTTGTTAATACCCAAGGCCTCAACCTTGATTCTGAGTGCGGTAATATCGAATAAATTCTTCACTTGCTCTGGCAGGAGACCGAAGCGGTCTATCATCTCAATTTGCAGTTCGCGTAGATCGGCATCGTTTTTAGCGCCACTGATGCGTTTATAGAGTATGAGGCGACCGTGGACATCTGGCAGGTAGTTGTCGGGGATTAAGGCGGCAATCTTCATATCGACCTCGCTGCCTTGATTTAACGCCTTTTCAATATTGGGTGTCTTGCCCTGTTTAATGGCGTCGATGGCCTCTTCGAGCATCTCCATGTAAAGGGAGAAACCGACGGTTTGGATTTGGCCGCTCTGCTCATCACCGAGCAGTTCGCCGGCACCGCGAATCTCCATGTCATGGGTGGCCAGGGTAAAGCCTGCGCCAAGCTCCTGGGCCTCGCTAATGGCATCTAATCGTTTATGAGCGTCTTTACTCAGGGCTTTAGTGTGAGGCGTCAACAGATAGGCGTAGGCCTGGTGATGGGAACGCCCGACGCGACCGCGGAGTTGGTGAAGCTGGGCCAGACCAAATTTATCGG
It encodes:
- a CDS encoding CsiV family protein → MYYRLLLIASLMLAANANSQSQRTEDNEETSEPRWYQVEVILFENLNPNAAEEERWGDVINFIAAENSLSLNDINTMTDSEEDTNTAQTEPGDTSTQTGESSDSEALDAVRQPLIYLDEEQRMLNKHALALDKNSNYRVMYHQSWLMVFNEGETSPPLLIHAGESYDQHHQLEGSLDIQLSRFLHVKSNFWLSSFSESFDSDDNTYTFSYSADDSLSPYQTANSPRYSSFSDSGFKYQTLMANEYDVEQTANLNNHSRLKSDELHYVDHPLMGMLIKINRAEETSPAFETEQ